Proteins encoded together in one Euzebya rosea window:
- a CDS encoding ATP-dependent Clp protease ATP-binding subunit, whose translation MFERFTDRARRVVVLAQEEARMLNHNYIGTEHILLGLIHEGEGVAAKALESLGISLEGVREQVEEIIGQGQTAPAGHIPFTPRAKKVLELSLREALQLGHNYIGTEHILLGLIREGEGVAAQVLQKLGADLNRVRQQVIQLLSGYAGGEGSPSGSPKAGVAPGSQGEGESKGSPVLDQFGRNLTQHAREGKLDPVIGRKREIERVMQVLSRRRKNNPVLIGEPGVGKTAIVEGLAQMIVSGNIPETLKDKQLYTLDLGALVAGSRYRGDFEERLKKVLKEITTRGDIILFIDELHTLVGAGAAEGAIDAASILKPMLARGELQTIGATTIDEYRKHLEKDAALERRFQPITVEEPSIVHTIEILKGLRDSYEAHHRVTITDAALVASANLADRYISDRFLPDKAIDLLDEAGSRLRIRRLTAPPDLQDLEDEANKVRKQKEQAIDDQDFEKAARLRDEEKKLLERRAEREKEWKSSGLDTVLTLDEEDIAEVLSNWTGIPVFKLTEEETQKLLRMEAELHKRIIGQEEAIVAVSKSIRRTRSGLKDPKRPSGSFIFLGPSGVGKTELAKTLAEFLFGDEDALIHLDMSEYQEKHTVSRLIGSPPGYVGYEEGGQLTEAVRRRPFSVVLFDEVEKAHPDVFNSLLQILEDGRLTDSQGKAVDFKNTVLIMTSNLGTRNLGKTPTGFAAQADEKSHYEQMKEQVDDELKRHFRPEFLNRIDDTIVFHPLTQAQVKNIVDLMMKRVKEQLKAKALDIELTEDAKDWLSLKGYDPTLGARPLRRTIQREIEDVLSEKLLYGEFSANQLIVADIEDDAVVFRAMDAPEVPPMELASAED comes from the coding sequence ATGTTCGAACGCTTCACCGACCGAGCCCGGCGAGTCGTAGTGCTCGCGCAAGAAGAAGCTCGGATGCTCAACCACAACTACATCGGCACCGAGCACATCCTGCTCGGGCTGATCCACGAGGGAGAAGGCGTCGCTGCGAAGGCGCTGGAGTCCCTCGGCATCTCCCTGGAAGGCGTGCGCGAGCAGGTCGAGGAGATCATCGGCCAGGGGCAGACCGCCCCTGCCGGCCACATTCCCTTCACGCCCCGCGCGAAGAAGGTCCTCGAGCTGTCCCTGCGGGAAGCGCTGCAGCTCGGCCACAACTACATCGGGACCGAGCACATCCTGCTCGGGCTGATCCGCGAGGGCGAGGGCGTCGCGGCCCAGGTCCTGCAGAAGCTCGGCGCCGACCTGAACCGGGTGCGCCAGCAGGTCATCCAGCTGCTCAGCGGCTACGCCGGTGGTGAGGGCTCCCCGTCGGGCAGCCCCAAGGCAGGCGTTGCCCCCGGCAGCCAGGGCGAGGGCGAGTCCAAGGGCTCCCCGGTGCTCGACCAGTTCGGTCGCAACCTCACCCAGCACGCCCGCGAAGGCAAGCTCGACCCGGTCATCGGCCGCAAGCGCGAGATCGAGCGGGTCATGCAGGTGCTGTCGCGCCGGCGCAAGAACAACCCCGTGCTCATCGGCGAGCCGGGTGTCGGCAAGACCGCGATCGTCGAGGGCCTCGCCCAGATGATCGTGTCGGGCAACATCCCCGAGACGCTGAAGGACAAGCAGCTCTACACCCTGGACCTCGGCGCACTGGTCGCCGGTTCCCGGTACCGCGGTGACTTCGAGGAGCGCCTCAAGAAGGTGCTCAAGGAGATCACCACCCGCGGCGACATCATCCTGTTCATCGACGAGCTGCACACGCTCGTCGGCGCGGGTGCCGCCGAGGGTGCGATCGACGCCGCCAGCATCCTCAAGCCGATGCTGGCCCGCGGCGAGCTGCAGACCATCGGTGCCACCACGATCGACGAGTACCGCAAGCACCTGGAGAAGGACGCGGCGCTCGAGCGTCGTTTCCAGCCGATCACGGTGGAGGAACCCTCCATCGTCCACACGATCGAGATCCTCAAGGGCCTGCGCGACAGCTACGAGGCCCACCACCGCGTCACCATCACCGACGCGGCGCTGGTGGCCTCCGCCAACCTCGCCGACCGCTACATCTCCGACCGCTTCCTTCCGGACAAGGCCATCGACCTGCTCGACGAGGCCGGCTCCCGGCTTCGCATCCGTCGCCTGACCGCGCCGCCGGACCTGCAGGACCTCGAGGACGAGGCCAACAAGGTCCGCAAGCAGAAGGAACAGGCGATCGACGACCAGGACTTCGAGAAGGCGGCGCGCCTGCGCGACGAAGAGAAGAAGCTCCTCGAGCGTCGTGCCGAGCGCGAGAAGGAATGGAAGTCCTCTGGCCTGGACACCGTCCTGACCCTGGACGAGGAGGACATCGCCGAGGTCCTCAGCAACTGGACGGGCATCCCGGTCTTCAAGCTGACCGAGGAGGAGACCCAGAAGCTGCTGCGGATGGAGGCCGAGCTCCACAAGCGGATCATCGGCCAGGAAGAGGCCATCGTGGCCGTCTCCAAGTCCATCCGTCGGACCCGGTCCGGCCTGAAGGACCCCAAGCGTCCGTCCGGCTCGTTCATCTTCCTCGGCCCCTCCGGTGTCGGGAAGACCGAGCTGGCCAAGACGCTGGCGGAGTTCCTGTTCGGCGACGAGGACGCCCTGATCCACCTCGACATGTCGGAGTACCAGGAGAAGCACACGGTCAGCCGCCTGATCGGTTCGCCTCCCGGCTACGTCGGCTACGAGGAGGGCGGCCAGCTGACCGAGGCGGTGCGCCGTCGGCCGTTCAGCGTGGTGCTTTTCGACGAGGTCGAGAAGGCCCACCCGGACGTCTTCAACTCCCTGCTGCAGATCCTCGAGGACGGTCGCCTGACCGACTCGCAGGGCAAGGCCGTGGACTTCAAGAACACCGTGCTGATCATGACCTCCAACCTGGGGACCCGGAACCTCGGCAAGACGCCGACCGGTTTCGCTGCCCAAGCGGACGAGAAGTCGCACTACGAGCAGATGAAGGAGCAGGTCGACGACGAGCTCAAGCGCCACTTCCGGCCCGAGTTCCTCAACCGCATCGACGACACGATCGTCTTCCACCCGCTGACCCAGGCGCAGGTCAAGAACATCGTCGACCTGATGATGAAGCGCGTGAAGGAGCAGCTGAAGGCCAAGGCACTCGACATCGAGCTGACCGAGGACGCCAAGGACTGGCTGAGCCTGAAGGGTTACGACCCGACCCTGGGTGCCCGTCCGCTGCGCCGCACCATCCAGCGCGAGATCGAGGACGTGCTCAGCGAGAAGCTGCTGTACGGCGAGTTCTCCGCCAACCAGCTGATCGTCGCCGACATCGAGGACGACGCTGTGGTCTTCCGGGCCATGGACGCTCCCGAGGTGCCGCCGATGGAGCTGGCGAGCGCCGAGGACTGA